The following are encoded together in the Jaculus jaculus isolate mJacJac1 chromosome 3, mJacJac1.mat.Y.cur, whole genome shotgun sequence genome:
- the Ccdc89 gene encoding coiled-coil domain-containing protein 89, with protein MPQEELSLGMDTPPPEEPLEKQYRKLKTQEEDMGFKEMDGLREALANLRGLSEEEKGEKAMLCSRIQEQSKLICILKRRSDEALERCQILELLNTELEEKRSQDAEKMKAQTELVQKLEDRFMTLAANHELMIRFKDEHKSENVKLREENQKLTLENRNLFSQALKDQENKVVQLTAQNRALAEELQAVKQQCAQDASQAQAREKKLLEMQNQQASAHAQETEQLRGQLQSLKQQHQQDMEQMAKAQEAHSSQSQELQARLQTITHEKEELLQLSMERGKVLQSKQAEIHQLEEKLETATVARKQALERFEQEAMAVDSNLRVQELQRRVDCIQKAYNELQLQSEAFRKHSLDLLSKERELNAKLRHLFP; from the coding sequence ATGCCTCAGGAAGAACTGTCTCTAGGGATGGATACCCCGCCCCCTGAAGAGCCCTTAGAAAAGCAATATCGAAAACTCAAAACCCAGGAAGAAGACATGGGGTTTAAGGAAATGGACGGTCTGAGGGAAGCCTTGGCAAACCTCCGGGGACTCTCCGAGGAGGAGAAAGGCGAGAAGGCGATGCTCTGCTCCAGGATTCAGGAGCAGTCCAAGCTGATCTGCATCCTGAAGCGGAGATCCGACGAGGCCCTGGAGCGCTGCCAGATCCTGGAGCTGCTGAACACCGAACTGGAGGAGAAGAGGTCGCAGGACGCCGAGAAGATGAAGGCCCAGACCGAGCTCGTCCAGAAGCTGGAAGATCGCTTTATGACCCTGGCAGCCAACCACGAGTTGATGATCCGCTTCAAGGACGAACACAAGAGCGAGAACGTCAAGCTGAGGGAGGAGAACCAGAAGCTGACGCTGGAGAACAGGAACCTCTTCAGCCAGGCTCTGAAGGACCAGGAGAATAAGGTCGTGCAGCTCACCGCGCAGAACAGGGCCCTCGCCGAGGAGCTGCAGGCGGTGAAACAGCAGTGTGCCCAGGATGCCAGCCAGGCCCAGGCCCGGGAGAAGAAGCTGCTGGAGATGCAGAACCAGCAGGCCAGCGCCCATGCCCAGGAGACAGAGCAGCTACGTGGCCAGCTGCAGAGCCTCAAACAGCAGCACCAGCAGGACATGGAGCAGATGGCCAAGGCCCAAGAGGCACATAGCAGCCAGAGCCAGGAGCTGCAGGCCAGGCTGCAGACCATCACTCACGAGAAAGAGGAGCTGCTGCAGCTCTCCATGGAGAGGGGCAAGGTGCTTCAGAGCAAGCAAGCGGAGATCCACCAGCTGGAGGAAAAGCTGGAGACAGCCACTGTGGCCAGGAAGCAGGCGCTGGAGCGCTTCGAGCAAGAAGCCATGGCGGTGGACAGCAACTTGAGAGTCCAGGAGCTGCAGCGCCGGGTGGACTGTATCCAAAAGGCCTACAATGAACTCCAGCTACAATCGGAAGCCTTCAGAAAGCACAGCTTGGATCTCTTGAGCAAGGAGAGAGAACTCAATGCCAAACTCCGCCATCTCTTTCCCTAA